The proteins below are encoded in one region of Pan paniscus chromosome 4, NHGRI_mPanPan1-v2.0_pri, whole genome shotgun sequence:
- the LOC117980473 gene encoding AP-1 complex subunit sigma-2-like, with product MAWISHEWFSIIPLDIVLIILSEGHSTTASLPQHGDRGFPFAAAAAAAAAAAGQALPRPRPAAAMQFMLLFSRQGKLRLQKWYVPLSDKEKKKITRELVQTVLARKPKMCSFLEWRDLKIVYKRYASLYFCCAIEDQDNELITLEIIHRYVELLDKYFGSVCELDIIFNFEKAYFILDEFLLGGEVQETSKKNVLKAIEQADLLQESFFSS from the exons atggcgtGGATTTCTCATGAGTGGTTCAGCATCATCCCTCTTGATATTGTTCTCATAATActgagtga AGGACACAGCACCACGGCTTCTCTTCCTCAGCACGGCGACAGGGGCTTCCCcttcgccgccgccgccgccgccgccgccgccgccgccggccaAGCTCTGCCGCGCCCGCGGCCCGCGGCCGCCATGCAGTTTATGTTGCTTTTTAGTCGTCAGGGAAAGCTTCGACTGCAAAAATGGTATGTCCCACTATcagacaaagagaagaaaaagatcacAAGAGAACTTGTTCAGACCGTTTTAGCACGGAAACCTAAAATGTGCAGCTTCCTTGAGTGGCGAGATCTGAAGATTGTTTACAAAAGATATGCTAGTCTGTATTTTTGCTGTGCTATTGAGGATCAGGACAATGAACTAATTACCCTGGAAATAATTCATCGTTATGTGGAATTACTTGACAAGTATTTCGGCAGTGTCTGTGAACTAGATATCATCTTTAATTTTGAGaaggcttattttattttggatgagTTTCTTTTGGGAGGGGAAGTTCAGGAAACATCCAAGAAAAATGTCCTTAAAGCAATTGAGCAGGCCGATCTACTGCAGgagagtttcttttcttcttga